The following are encoded in a window of Methanococcus voltae genomic DNA:
- a CDS encoding IMPACT family protein produces the protein MTMENLGLIYKTVEKFAKIENVYKNSLFIGYVKPVDTENEAKEFVKYIKELHKDATHNVSAYYVKEHNNNNYLAMKYDDDGEPSGSSGKPIFKVLELKNVQNVVIVITRYFGGVKLGYGGLVKAYGETANDAIEEAGIIGIYDTLKFKLEFGYGEINNVKKAIEDTNTNETNNNNTNNNNNNNNNKNVVKIYSEEYSEDITYNIDIVKGYDDIFIKNVVNYTKNNLKIHKLNKRACFNKLINK, from the coding sequence ATGACTATGGAAAATTTAGGACTAATTTATAAAACAGTTGAAAAATTTGCAAAAATAGAAAATGTTTATAAAAATTCCCTATTTATCGGATATGTTAAGCCCGTTGATACGGAAAATGAAGCCAAAGAGTTTGTAAAATATATTAAAGAACTACATAAAGATGCTACGCACAATGTATCTGCCTATTATGTAAAAGAACATAACAATAACAATTATTTGGCTATGAAATATGATGACGATGGTGAACCATCAGGAAGTTCTGGAAAACCTATTTTTAAAGTTTTAGAGCTTAAAAATGTGCAAAATGTTGTTATAGTAATTACTCGTTATTTTGGAGGCGTTAAATTAGGCTATGGGGGTCTTGTTAAGGCTTATGGCGAAACTGCAAACGATGCAATTGAAGAAGCGGGAATTATTGGAATATATGATACTTTAAAATTTAAATTGGAATTTGGATATGGCGAAATAAACAACGTTAAAAAAGCTATTGAAGATACAAATACCAATGAAACTAACAATAATAATACCAACAATAATAATAATAATAATAATAATAAAAATGTTGTAAAAATTTATTCTGAAGAATATTCTGAAGATATTACCTACAATATAGATATTGTCAAAGGTTATGATGATATATTTATTAAAAATGTTGTAAACTATACTAAGAACAATTTAAAGATACATAAATTAAATAAAAGAGCTTGTTTTAATAAGCTAATCAACAAATAA